GCGATGCCCAGCGCGTCGGTCACTTCCGCCGCGCCTTCGTCGGCATCGAGCCGCTCGTAGATGTTGGCGAAGTTCCACACATGTGGGCCATGCAGCACCACCGCCCCGAGCTTCGCGGGCTCGATGGGGTTCTGCCCGCCATGCTCCACCAGCGAGCCACCCATGAAGACCACGGGCGCCATGCGGTAGAACAGGCCCAGTTCGCCGATGGTGTCGGCGATGTAGATGTCGGTCTCTTTGTCCGGCAGCTCGCCGAGGCTGCGCTGACGGGTGGCGAGGTCCGCCGCCTGGGCGAGCGCCGCCACATCCAGCCCGCGCTCGGGATGGCGGGGGGCGATGACGGTGACCAGCTCAGGGATCTTCGAGGTGAGGATCTCGTGCGCCTCGATCATCAGCGCCTCCTCGCCCTCATGGGTGGAGGCGGCCAGCAGGATCGGCCGCTTGCCGAGCGCCTTGTCCAGCCGCTGCAATTCGGCCGGGTCGGCGGAGGGGGCCGGCACGTCGAATTTCAGATTGCCGCACACTTCCACGCGCGGCGTGCCCAGCGCCCGGAAGCGCGCGCCATCCTCCTCGCTCTGGGCGAGGCACAAATCGACGCGGGAGAGCAGCGCCCGCGCGCTCTTGGGCAGCTTCCCCCAGCGCCTGGCGGAACGCTCGGAGAGCCGGCCGTTGATCAGCACGATGGGCGTTCCCCGCCGGCCAAGCTCGGAGAGCAGGTTCGGCCAGAGTTCGGATTCGGCCAGCAACACGAGGTCCGGCGCCCAATGGTCGAGGAAGCGGGCGACGAAGGCCCGCGCATCCAGAGGCACGAACTGGTGGATGACGCCGGGCGGCGCCCGCCGCTCGGCCACCCGGCTGGAGGTGAGCGTGCCGGAGGTGAGCAGCACGCGGAAGCCGCGCTGGGTCAGCCGCTCGATCAGCGGCAGGACGGAAATGACCTCGCCGACGCTGGCGCCATGCACCCACACCATAGGGCCGGGGGGACGCTCGGTGCTGGCATAGCCGCGCCGCTCGGCGAGACGCGCGGGATCCTCCTTGCCCTTGCGGACACGGTAGGACAGCCAGGCCGGAGCCAGCAGCGACGCCACGGAACTCGCCCGCCGGTAGGCGCGCAGAGTGATGGGCAGCTTGCGCCCCTTCATGCCGGCGCCTTCATCGACGCGTGGTCCGCGCGGCCAGCGCCTCGGCCCGGCGGGTCACGTCCTCAAGGCTGGCCTGCACCTGATCGCGGGCCGCGAGGAGGCCGGCCTCGTCCACGTCACGGGCCACCCAGATGGGGGCTCCGGCGACGGCGGCGCCCTTCCCGAACGGCAGGTTCAGGCTGGCGCGGTCCCAGCTCTTCAGGGTGATGCGATTTCGGGTCGCCATGGCGATCGGGATGATAGGGCGTCCCGAGTAGCGTGCAATGGTAACGACGCCCATGCCCACCTTGCGGGCGATCTTGGGGACATCGGCGGTCATCGCCACATTGATGCCTTCCGCAAGGGTATCGAGCATCTGATAGGTGGCGGAAACCGCCCCCTTGCGGTGGAAGTCGCGCCTGGAGGTGGCGCCGGAGCCGCGAATGGTCCCGACGCCGAGCTTCTCGGCGGCGATGGCGTTGATCTCCGCATCCGCATGGCGGGAGATCAGCACCTTGGCCTTGTGGTGGGGCTTCATGGCGAACGGCGTGAGGAAATGCTGCCCGTGCCAGAAGGTGACGATCACCGGCAGGTGCTCGTCGATGGTCTCGAAGACGTCTGGCGGCTCGATGACGAAGTCGCTCGTCCGCGCCACGAGCTTGAAATAGGACGCAAACGTCGTTCCCGCTGCCACCTTGAAGGCGCGGTTGGTCCTCAGTCGCCGCCACATCTATGGTTTGCCCACTGTTGTTGCGTCCTGCCCGGTGGGCAGGACGAGGGACCCGATGCTCACCCGCCCTGAACCTTGCCGGTTTCCGGATCAAGGAGGCGGTGGAGATGTACCACGAAGTAGCGCATCAGGGCGTTGTCCACGGTCTGCTGCGCCTTCGCCTTCCAGGCGGCCGCGGCGCTGGCATAGTCGGGATAAATGCCGACGATGTCGAGCTTGGTGAGATCCTTGAATTCGGTGCTGTCGATCGCGGTCAATTCCCCGCCGAACACAAGGTGGGGCAACTGCTTCTTCGTCTCAGTCATGGCGTATCCAATGCGGCTTTGAAAGAAACGGGTGCGCCCATGGCCTCAAGCGCGACCGGGTGCAGCGGAGCACCGGCGCAGACGAGGGGGGCGTGGCTCGGGACGGGCGCATTGTAGCGCAAGGGCGCCCCGTCATGGCCGGTGAGGCGGCCCTGGGCCTCGCTCACCACCAGATCGGCGGCGGCCAGATCCCAGTCGTTGGAATTGCCGCCGGCAAGGGCGACATCGATCTCCGCCGTCGCCACCCGCGCGAGGCGCAGCGCCAGCGAGCGGATGCGCGGCAGGCGCTCGATGGGCGCGGCGCGGGCCATGCGGTCGAGATCGGCCGGCGGGCCGGCGACCCGTGCGCCGTCCAGCCGCGCACGGGGCGATACGGCGAGGGGGCGGCCGTTGCGGAAGGCGCCCGCGCCGGCAATGGCCGTGAACATCTCGTCGGTGGCGGGAGCGAACAAGGCGGCGGCGACAGGACGCCCCTCCACCACCAACGCCACGGACACCGCCCAGTCGCTGCCCGCCGCCATGAAGGCGCGGGTGCCGTCGATGGGGTCCACCACCCACAGCCGCCGGGCGGACAGGCGCGCCGGCGTATCGGCCGATTCCTCGGACAGCCAGCCGGCAGCCGGATCGAGCGCCGTCAGATGCTGCCGCAGGAAGGCGTCCACCGCCATGTCGGCCTCGGTGACGGGGGAATCGTTGCCCTTGGTCCAGGTCTTCACGCCGGCCGCGAACATGCCGCGCGCCATCTCGCCGGCCTCGGCCACGGTCGCGACCATACGGCGGGCAAAGGCATCGTCGATGGCGATCCGGGGATGATCCCCGCTGCCGGCGCGCGTCGGTTCGGTGCTCATTGCCCTGCCAAATAGGGGCGTAGACGCCGCGAGGCAAGCCACCTGATGCTGCACCGCGTCAATCGGACCGCCCTCCGGCTTGCCCTTACGGCAAGAGAGGCAGGATGGTGTTGGGCAGGAGGGTGTCGAGGGCGAGGCCCGCAAACAGGATGAGCCCGGCGTCGCGATTCGACTTGAAGACGGCGAGGCAGCGCTCGGGATCATCAATGTCGAGACGGCGCACCTGCATCCATAGGTGAAGGGCGAATCCGATCAGGCCGAGGTAGGCAAACGGCCCCACCGGCACCGACATGAGCGCCCCCGCGAACAGGAACACCACCAGCACATAGCACAGGGAGACGGCGAGCCCCGTGCTGCGCCCGAACAGCAGGGCAGTGGAGCGGACGCCGACGATGGCGTCGTCCTCCTTGTCCTGATGGGCATAGATGGTGTCGTAGGCGAACACCCACAGCACCGAGCCGGCGAACAGCAGCAGCGCCGGGTCCGCGATGGTGCGCATCACGCTCGCCCAGCCCATCAGCGCGCCCCACGAGAAGGCGATGCCGAGAATGAGCTGCGGCACCGAGGTGACACGCTTCATCAGCGGGTAGACCGCCACCACACCGAGGGAGGCGATGCCCGTGACGATGGCGAAATGCGGCAGGGACAGCAGCACCGCCAGCCCGATGAGGGCCTGAACGACGAGAAAGGCGAAAGCCGCGGGAACGCTCACCTGGCCGGAGGCGATGGGCCGGCCGCGCGTGCGCGCCACCTGCCGGTCGATCTTGCGGTCGAGAATATCGTTCCAGGTGCAGCCCGCCCCGCGCATGGCGACGGCGCCGATGGCGAACAGCACCAGCAGCTTCACCGAAGGGTAGGGATCGTCATTGGCGATGGCGGCAAGCGCGGTGGACCACCAGCAGGGCAACAGCAGAAGCCAGGAGCCGATTGGGCGGTCCATCCGCGCGAGTCGCAGGTATGGACGCACCGGGCCTGGAGCGATGCGCTCCACCCAGTTACCGCGCGGGGCATCGGCAATCTGCGGGGCGGCAGCCCCTTCGCGGGCACTCAATACGGCAACCTCACTTCAGCGCGTTGCCGTTGAGCGTACCGAACACGCCGGAGTTCTTTTCCGCGTTGACGCTGTAGCCGGTGGTGATGCCGAGCGCGCTGGACATGGAGCCCTGCGGCGGGGGCTTGTTGGGTCCGCCGACGCCGGTCGCGCCATTGGCGGCGGCTTCGCAGATCTTGTTGCGCAGATCGGCGGTCTTTTTGTTGGAGGCGGCGGCCTGATCGATGGCCTGCTGGGGAACCTGACACCAGTCCTTGTTGTCGGTCAGGAACTTCACCCACTTCTGCTCGGCCGCGGCATAAGCGCGGAACGCGGGGCAGAGCACCTGCGGGTTCTTTTCCTTCTTGCTCACGACCGACTGCAGGGCCTTGCCCTTTTCCTCCAGTTCACCGCGAACCGACGCGACATCGCTCTGGCAGTCCGCCAGCGCGACGCCGGCAGACAGCGCAGTTGCGAGCAGAGTGGCCGAGATCGCGAGCGTGAACTTCTTCATGAGGCAGCGCCCCTCCTCATCGGGGTCCTTCGGGACCACAGGTTTGATATACAGACCCCCAACTTTGGGCAATATCACGGCGGAAGCTGCGGAAAGCTACAACACATTCCCTAACGGAGTGCATCGACGCTTGACGGCCCTGCTCCTCATGGGTAATTTCGCGCAACTTTTGAAAGGGACGGCGCCGACATGCGCAAGATCGTTATTCTTCTCGTAGGGTGGTGCGCCACTTTCCGTCCGGCCTGAGGCTGCGACGAACGAGGTGGCGCGTGACGAGGGGCCTTCGGGCCCCTTCGTCGTTTCTGAGCCGGGGCGCCGGCGCGGAATTTTTGAGATCGAGCCGGGCCGCAGGCCGGGTTGAGACAGCGACAGAAGTCCGGCGGAGCCCGCCGGCCGGGACCGGCAAGGATCCCGCAGGGAGTTGGGCCATGAGCAAGCAGATGACCGGCGCCGAGATGGTGATCCAGGCCTTCGCCGACCAGGGCGTCGAGCACATCTTCGGCTATCCCGGCGGCGCGGTGCTGCCGATCTATGACGCGCTGTTCCACCAGAACCATATCGAGCACATCCTGGTGCGCCACGAGCAGGCGGCGGTGCACTCGGCCGAGGGCTATGCCCGCTCCTCCGGCAAAGTTGGCGTGGTGCTCGTCACCTCCGGCCCCGGCGCGACCAACGCTGTCACCGGCCTCACCGACGCGCTGATGGATTCGATCCCGATCGTCTGTATCACCGGGCAGGTCGCGACCCACCTCATCGGCAACGACGCCTTCCAGGAATGCGACACGGTGGGCATCACCCGTCCCTGCACCAAGCACAATTATCTGGTGCGGGACGTGAATGATCTCGCGCGCACGCTGCATGAAGCCTTCTATGTCGCCCAGAACGGCCGGCCCGGACCGGTGGTGGTGGACATTCCGAAGGACGTGCAGTTCGCCACCGGCACCTATGTCGGCCGCGAGAACATCCAGCACAAGACCTACCGCCCCAAGCTCGACGCCGAGGCGCCGCAGATCGCGGCGGCGGTGGAGCTGATCGCCGGCGCGAAGAAGCCGATCTTCTATACCGGCGGCGGCGTCATCAATTCCGGGCCGGAGGCGAGCCGCATCCTGCGCGAGCTGGCCCGCCTCACCGGCGTGCC
The nucleotide sequence above comes from Xanthobacter flavus. Encoded proteins:
- the ubiA gene encoding 4-hydroxybenzoate octaprenyltransferase produces the protein MSAREGAAAPQIADAPRGNWVERIAPGPVRPYLRLARMDRPIGSWLLLLPCWWSTALAAIANDDPYPSVKLLVLFAIGAVAMRGAGCTWNDILDRKIDRQVARTRGRPIASGQVSVPAAFAFLVVQALIGLAVLLSLPHFAIVTGIASLGVVAVYPLMKRVTSVPQLILGIAFSWGALMGWASVMRTIADPALLLFAGSVLWVFAYDTIYAHQDKEDDAIVGVRSTALLFGRSTGLAVSLCYVLVVFLFAGALMSVPVGPFAYLGLIGFALHLWMQVRRLDIDDPERCLAVFKSNRDAGLILFAGLALDTLLPNTILPLLP
- a CDS encoding lysophospholipid acyltransferase family protein, with translation MWRRLRTNRAFKVAAGTTFASYFKLVARTSDFVIEPPDVFETIDEHLPVIVTFWHGQHFLTPFAMKPHHKAKVLISRHADAEINAIAAEKLGVGTIRGSGATSRRDFHRKGAVSATYQMLDTLAEGINVAMTADVPKIARKVGMGVVTIARYSGRPIIPIAMATRNRITLKSWDRASLNLPFGKGAAVAGAPIWVARDVDEAGLLAARDQVQASLEDVTRRAEALAARTTRR
- a CDS encoding 3-deoxy-D-manno-octulosonic acid transferase, which codes for MKGRKLPITLRAYRRASSVASLLAPAWLSYRVRKGKEDPARLAERRGYASTERPPGPMVWVHGASVGEVISVLPLIERLTQRGFRVLLTSGTLTSSRVAERRAPPGVIHQFVPLDARAFVARFLDHWAPDLVLLAESELWPNLLSELGRRGTPIVLINGRLSERSARRWGKLPKSARALLSRVDLCLAQSEEDGARFRALGTPRVEVCGNLKFDVPAPSADPAELQRLDKALGKRPILLAASTHEGEEALMIEAHEILTSKIPELVTVIAPRHPERGLDVAALAQAADLATRQRSLGELPDKETDIYIADTIGELGLFYRMAPVVFMGGSLVEHGGQNPIEPAKLGAVVLHGPHVWNFANIYERLDADEGAAEVTDALGIARAAYALIKDPQLHGEMADAAHAAVTSLGGALDRTLAAIEPYLVHIRLQAR
- a CDS encoding DUF4170 domain-containing protein, whose protein sequence is MTETKKQLPHLVFGGELTAIDSTEFKDLTKLDIVGIYPDYASAAAAWKAKAQQTVDNALMRYFVVHLHRLLDPETGKVQGG
- a CDS encoding 3'(2'),5'-bisphosphate nucleotidase CysQ produces the protein MSTEPTRAGSGDHPRIAIDDAFARRMVATVAEAGEMARGMFAAGVKTWTKGNDSPVTEADMAVDAFLRQHLTALDPAAGWLSEESADTPARLSARRLWVVDPIDGTRAFMAAGSDWAVSVALVVEGRPVAAALFAPATDEMFTAIAGAGAFRNGRPLAVSPRARLDGARVAGPPADLDRMARAAPIERLPRIRSLALRLARVATAEIDVALAGGNSNDWDLAAADLVVSEAQGRLTGHDGAPLRYNAPVPSHAPLVCAGAPLHPVALEAMGAPVSFKAALDTP